The Girardinichthys multiradiatus isolate DD_20200921_A chromosome Y, DD_fGirMul_XY1, whole genome shotgun sequence genome has a window encoding:
- the LOC124864658 gene encoding ATPase SWSAP1-like yields the protein MTDILTLVFRTFSSQTSQKQDPSVGPSPPSLRCTTLVVGEHRLSRSVLLLAAVTAASELGIRVSFFAQTRIQSLPVCLQRCSATLNPEGLKKIAFSYPRTLEELLQQVASLHESPSPPSLIIVDGLDGFLRDPVAGSHAGFHSGEESCAAHLSALLCDIAAFLTEVLEQRGSSSAPCRIIASFLLNVDSGQESRDSSATDPILVVLDRYFQARCTLDQDRSYEAAAAAAQEVWHIYLSGTKSPEDCEDGPA from the exons ATGACAGACATCCTAACGTTGGTGTTCAGGACCTTCTCGTCACAGACAAGTCAGAAGCAGGACCCGAGTGTTGGTCCTTCGCCACCATCTCTCCGCTGCACCACCCTGGTGGTGGGAGAGCACCGCCTCAGCCGCTCCGTGCTGCTGCTGGCGGCCGTCACCGCCGCCTCGGAGCTCGGCATCAGAGTGTCGTTCTTCGCCCAAACCCGGATTCAGAGCCTCCCGGTGTGTCTGCAGAGATGCAGTGCGACACTGAATCCAGAGGGACTGAAG aaaatcGCATTTTCCTATCCCCggaccctggaggagctgctccAACAGGTTGCCAGCCTTCACGAATCCCCTTCACCTCCCTCACTCATCATCGTTGACGGACTGGATGGCTTCCTGCGGGACCCTGTTGCCGGCAGCCATGCTGGGTTTCACTCAGGAGAGGAGTCCTGCGCTGCTCATCTGTCTGCGCTGCTTTGCGACATTGCTGCTTTTCTCACAGAAGTCCTCGAACAGAGGGGGTCCAGCTCAGCCCCCTGCCGCATCATTGCCTCTTTCCTCTTGAATGTAGACAGTGGGCAGGAAAGTAGGGATTCCTCAGCGACAGATCCAATTCTGGTTGTTCTTGACCGTTACTTCCAAGCTCGCTGCACTCTGGATCAGGACAGAAGCTAtgaagctgcagcagctgcagctcaggaGGTGTGGCACATATACCTTTCCGGAACAAAAAGCCCAGAGGACTGTGAGGATGGGCCAGCTTAA